The Apostichopus japonicus isolate 1M-3 chromosome 1, ASM3797524v1, whole genome shotgun sequence DNA segment CAAAGTACTGTAGTACTTTTTAATAAAAGTCACCTACAGTAGAGAGGAACCTGGgcatgaaaaccaaacaaccaaatgactgatccgctctcaaccccagtcccctcgCATCGAGAGTGttactgtgtgatcatcgtcaggtgtctATCACGATTGACCTCGCAATGGAACAGATACCACACATGATCTtggccaaaaggccgagaagtgATTAACTACTGTAGTTTAATTTTATAATGTTTTGCACCACTCAATACTTCCGGGTTAAAATGGCCGAGAgctatacaatataatacactgTGTACTGTACCTTCATTCATTACCTATGGCGGAACAGTAATAGGTCTAGTTACTTACCTTGTGCAATAGCTTTTAGTCGATGGAGTATTAAACTTAAGTTCCTTTTTGTACTTCAAGTTGAAATATCAAACTTACTTGAATCCTACTTATccaattgttgttgttgcttttctTTGAAAACTAAATGAAAGTACAACACACATGACACAAAAAACGGTGTACGTCCAAAATCAAGCTGCCAAGTGATAAAATTGGAAATCCCCTATTGCTGATTTTGGGTGTTAATGTATTGAGCAATTACCTTACACCCTCCCGTAACTTGTTTATTGCTACATTTGTAGTGCACATTTGTGCAGAGCGATATTTCTACATTCCGTGCGTACGTACATGAACTAAAAATCTATACAGGGTATTCGAGTTAGCATGCATGGTAACAATGTACacttgtaataataatgataatcataataacaagaaattttaattgtttaataatAATGTGCTTGAAATTTTCTATCACAACAATATATCTGCATGCAACAATATCTATTTTACCGTGATAATTTATATGGGCGATTCCGTGAAAACAGGGACATGaccccaaattttcaaaatcatttctgcaGCCATTTTTGGCTTCTAATATACTATAAACACATTTAGGGTCTGGGTTATGTACTTTTTTTCCCAACTTTATCACGTTCTTCtaccaaaaaatgtgaataCCTGACTAATGTTGAATTTTGAGGGAATATTTGAGGAAATAGTATGGATATTTCAAAGTCTCAGATTTCCATATTTGAAAGCAACCTAAATAAATTGGTTATTTATGTATTGGTAGTGCCAttagtgatatattaaaatattaatcacaATTCCTCCAAACAGTTTTGGTTTGTAGGCATATATGGCTGTAACGACACATAGCTGATTTGAGagcgtaatgcgagttaccgaaagaccaagtttttaacatttttttttcactggagCAGATAATTTCTTGCCATTTCATATTATGCTTCTAGTCAAAGTAAAGAGtataaaaatagttgaaagaattagaaatgtacctagtatatagatataaatagccattgaaaactgtaatgcgagttaccagtaatgcgagttaccactgtaatgcgagttaccacaTATTATTCCAATCTCACTTGCAGTACTACTgatcaacaaaacaatacagCGCACTAAATACTTATATAAGGTGTGCACAGTAGTTACTTCCTGTACCCAGAATGCACTGCAACCTCCATTACATCACATGTGACCCATAAGACAGTTTCAACAGacatttatgattttatcaCCTGACCTTTGTGGAATCACGGACCTTCCAAGTTGCATTCAactgtgatatcatcaaatgagtAAAGTTAGCCTATTCTTTCTCCATTTTAACATTAGCATTTTCATGGGACATTAATTGCTTGGTACAATATTTAGGACAAATTGTGAGAGCTTAGGCTATATTAGTCTGTAGCCTATCACATAGTAATCTATATGTTCAAGGATGggcaaatattgtaaatcatgaCCATTATAATGTGCCTAACATCTTGATGGAAATTAGTCTTGATGTGAAAGCTGATGCTGCCAAGGGTGTGGGCACCTCAGAATTAGTGGGGTGGGCAGAGGGGATGGGACGGACGGGGAGTTTGCATAGGGGATGATTGGGGCTGCTGGGGGAATGGGGCAGGATTGCGGAGGCTTGGTCAGTTGGAATAGATTGGTGTGGTTTACCAATTCAAATGTGTGTTCCCCAAATATTATGATGTGCAAACCCCTTTCCCCAATATGAGTGTCTTATCACTACAATGTGAAAATCAACCTTTACTCCAAAGCATTTCAAATcccaaaattacacaaaataaggCAGGCCACCGGATTTCACGGGAATTGATAACTGGAAATGGCCAAACCCCAGGGATGACAAAACTTTCTATCGACGAAGCAAGATGATAAAGAAGTTGGGAACACCTTTGATTGCTAATAGTTGTGGCCAATTCAAGTTTGCATCAAAATTCtaatttgatacaaaacacCATCCATTCAAGGTTATCTAGAATGGCCATAGCTACCACCATGCCCGCATACCACATGATGAAACATCTATTGTGTTATTGTTGATAATGTTATTATACTGATAGAATTAGGAACaaggattgttttattagtttcatGCTTTTCCTAAGAACCCTACATACAAATTTCCAAAGAACCAATCACTAATTAACATGCcaaagaaacttttcttgtaattCACTATATAAGCTGTGAACCTGTTTAACTTTCAGTAGATGTTTTGATACATTAAAATAGAAGAGGAGAGCTACCAGTTTGCTTGGATTAGCTTCATTGGAAATTTGGATTGATAATTCAAGAGTGTACATTGCAATCTTGTAAGTCAACAATTTTGGATTAGCTTGATTGGAAATATGGATCGATAATTCAATAGTGTACATTGCAATCTTGTTAGTCAACAATTCTTCAGTTGATTTTCTGGTTCAATCAACTTcgattattattgatataattgtcaGGATGTTTTGCAAATTGTTGTTAAAAGTTTGGAAAGAGTTTTACAGTTTCTAAGAGTTTCCAAGAGTTTCAAAAATGGCTTTGGAGCATATCTCTTTCAAAGAATTTGATGAATAAAGAGCAAACTCGATGACTGGaaaaagtgtaatgcgagttaccgtaatgcgagttaccagacTTTGCCCCCCTCAATACCACATCTgaagttgtttcatattttctactgcTGATTTATAAACATCAGTAGGGTAGatatcttgtacatgtatgcaattgaAGAAATCATTCTTTGTTTGAGCACAGTGCCATTTTGTACCGGTGTCAATTTTTCAGGTGTCCTTTttccgtaatgcgagttaccgataTTTGGAAGCGCACCATACATTAAGGCGAACACAATTATAATTCTTGATAATTTCATATTGTAGCTATGAATGTTGGGTATAACACCACAGAAAATTGAGGAGTTACACTAACCCATATTCGAGCCACAGCACTTGGATgataaaaaaacagcaaaaagtgtaatgcgagttaccatggAATCGCCCATATGTATAGTTAAATAGCCGAGCACTAAAGGCAGTTGTAGATTTCTAGCTTGACCTAAACAGATCATTCATGGTCTGATGTTCAGTATCCAATTAATATGGTCAAACTATGCGTGTAAATAACCGTATTTATAGTAATGTATTATTCATGTGTGTTCCCTAAAGACAATCATTAACGTATGACATTTTACAGGTTCCGCAGTATGGTCACTTGGCTTAAGGCGGTAAATATGAAACATAAATACAGACGATGTCTTCCTATGTTTTACAGCGAATGTTTCCTCCGTTACTTAATAAATTGTCTGATGGTGAACGTAACCAGAAAAATAATTGTTTGGTGAAAGAAACAATATTGGGATCAAAATTCCTATGTCTAGAGACCAGACTGGTGCTATATGGGCCAAATCCAAGGTTTTTAGTCTCGTTACTTTTGTGCAGTGGGCCTGCTTCCCTTACATTACAGTTGCACACAGGCGAAGCATTAAGGCTTGTACAAGCTATATGCTAGTATTTACTGTAGGCTAGACCTAGGCCCTACTTTAAGTAGTTAATTATATCTGAATAAAGGCTAGGTCTTACTGCCCGACTGAATTGAACTTGATCTTGATCGTCTTTATGGAAAGTTATAGATGGTAGGACAGCATGTGTGCCTTCATAGTCATGACAAGGAGACCcaacatgtaggcctaataaaaatattaaacagtagCCTTGgactaacagtaacagtaacacctaacaaacatgtttttcctGACCTACAGTCAACCATGTGTTGCATTTTACAGCAACTGCTCAGTTTTCAACAAATGTTTGAATGTAaaaaattacataaaacaatTTTGCATATCATGTGTCAGTGAGATGTGACCCATGTACAGTAAGCACCAGTTGCATCCATGTTTGCTTGTCCTCAGTTATATTCAGTGTGTCAGGGACAacatatgttttcttttttaatggaCAGCAACCTTATAACCTACAGGGGTATTGATCCAGATCATGTATTTGAGCTAGGAGATGAATAggaacatacagtactgtaggtcaaATAGCAAAATGGCACAAACACGGGCACAGAGGAGTTGTATACAGACTTGACTGttcaatactgtactgtacgtacagtTCATTTTGAAGTTAAAATTACTTGTTGTGGTAACATGTGTTTAGCAAGAACCCATGTGAAAATAGTATGACCAATAGTGATTTCTCTAGTCCTTTGTACTAGTACTACTGATAAATCTAACAATTATCTGTATATTGAAACTGATGCAAGGTtgaaattgcaatttaaaattcttgcaaaaacaaaactggtttcatttttaattttcagtgaTAATACAGCCTTGCTTTTCCAGTGTGCTGTTTCTTTTGCCATGGAAGGCCATACAGTGTTGTTTATTACGCAAGAGAAATTGATGTCCTTACCGATTGCTGTTGAGGGATCCCAGAAACCAGACCCTAGACTTATGAAACAGATTATTATCAAGTATGAATCTTGTGATTTATTCACTTTTCTACTGTACTGTGTGCTTTATGTTCATGGCTTTAAATGATGTCTGTGTTGAGAATTGGAAACACAGTaggtgtactgtacagtattacaGTATAATAGTCCACTCATGACTTTCACACAGTAATGTGAAATCAAGTGTCCAGCTTCAGGCCCACTTGTCAGGATCTTCCTTGAGGACTGAGACACaaccctcagaatgcatgaATACTACAGTAGCTTAAACTGATGGACCTTGATATATCTCCCCTAGCAAGTTCTGTATGAAATTAAACTTGCCCATTTGGGCTCCAGATGTGTAAAAGTTTGATTAGAAAATGTTCAGTGCTCTTGAGAGCCAATAGAGTATTAACTTTGTAAAAGACATGTATTTGAGAACAAATCTTTGCATAGATCTCAACACACTAAAAGATTAGAAATTTAGACTTGTACATCACGGCTGTAGCAACCTATGGATAACTGCAGCATGACCATGAAGAGAGTCATAAATTGTTCACTTTAAAaatgattttacactaatttACACATACATTCGTATACCCATACTTTCTGTACTTGTAACATTTCCACACAACGCAACTTACGCAAGTATAATTGGAGCTGAAATGAGATTAAATTACCCCTTGCAAGCATCAATATCGTCTGTAAAGGGATTATACAGTACTTTctgttttttatataaatttgattCTTCTCATTCCCTCATAGATACTTTTCCAACCGTTCTTCTCTCCTTTTGGAACTGACACAGATACATTCAGCTAATCCAGCACCAGATATTATCATTGTGGATAACTTGGACTTTTACATATCAAATCCTAAGGTATATTTACAGAATATCAGCTTTCTGGATTccaaattattttatatatttttatccaatatattttgtgttgGGTCTTCTGCAGATCTGTTAGAATAGAATATCCTGAATTAGTTGACAGCAGCTCACCACAGATTCAACATGCATTATATTGTATGTAGTCTACTGTGTAGGTTTATTATCAGGTAAATTATGTATTTCATGACACCTGCTGGTAAAATGCAGAGGTAGTGGATGAAACTACACACACCTCCGTGAGTGAATGTACCTGTAGATCAAAGTTAGAAATGATTTTTCTCCGCTAGGGTTACTTCCTCTGTTTGTGAGATATCATAGTTTAAATCTCATATCAGGAGGCTGCCATATTGACGTTATCAGTTTGGTGTTGTAGTACTGTACGTAACATTAGGATATGAACCTGTGACTTTACCTTTACTCCTTGAACACTTTTTATCATGACTTTACCTTTACTCTCCTATAGTTACAATCGTGTTGAAATTGCAGCCAGTCCCAATGCAGCACATGTTAAAACCTATAGACCTATTTTTGAAGTTTCAGCATTAACAAAAACCATCTCTCTTACATAAAATAGATTTACACTTAATACTCAGCACCTGTCCTGTTTTTCATGATATGTCATACACAAAGTCTCTTTTCTTTCTCCAGTATAATTTGAATCTCTCAACTCTGTTTTGACATCATCTTTAAATTTTCTCCAGACTAACAGCATTTGCCAAGTGACAGCAGCACTCTGTGCCCATTTAATTGATGCAGCCACTTACCTTGCCAGCAAAAGGTAAACTGGATTttactgtacacatatatatacaaccaGTTGTTGCACTtgcaatgcatattcattgacAGGTCATCTATACACTGGTCAGTGACTcattttaatgcatattcattgacAGGTCATGTATAAACTGTCAGTGCACctagttgggacaattttgttCTATACTGTAATGTCACGTCCCACTTTCAGAGCACTGGTATTATCAGCATGAACAGTATGAACATAGTGTTTCTATCAgttaaaggttaggaactgttgtactgtcaatatgagtgctttgaagcatggataGTACAGAGTGGTACTAGCcctaggaaattgtcccaactggctggtcAGTGACTcattttaatgcatattcattggcATGTCATATAAACATTTGTCAGTGTCAGTTTTCTTCAATTGCATAGTCAATGAAAGCTATTCTGCACTAGGGCAGATACAAGATGTTGGCAAATGTTTGTGTGCTTTCTCACAATGCATGCTCAGAAAAGggcatttatgaatatacattAACAAGTGGAAAATGAAGCAATTCTCTGCATTCAGTGCATTCAACAAGTAGCGTCAAGTTTGCAGAGGATACCAAGTTTGCATCATTCATGTCGTGGATATAATgagttcatttttatttttccagAGCCAAGACTGAGCCACTGAGTGCATCATTAGTACCTACCTGCGTACTCGCAGCAATCTCTACGTCGGCCAGTGGTTCTTTCATTCCGTCAATGGACGTTTACAAGAAGTTCTTCCCTTTTACTTTTACTCTAACAGGTAGAGTGTGCTAAATTACCATAGACATTTCTACTT contains these protein-coding regions:
- the LOC139958560 gene encoding uncharacterized protein isoform X1, with the protein product MSSYVLQRMFPPLLNKLSDGERNQKNNCLVKETILGSKFLCLETRLVLYGPNPSDNTALLFQCAVSFAMEGHTVLFITQEKLMSLPIAVEGSQKPDPRLMKQIIIKYFSNRSSLLLELTQIHSANPAPDIIIVDNLDFYISNPKTNSICQVTAALCAHLIDAATYLASKRAKTEPLSASLVPTCVLAAISTSASGSFIPSMDVYKKFFPFTFTLTDLEDANNLKQLQCWIVDEELPQYVITVEVTDTIRIKDVMKGSELDADWSQAYDSVT